In a single window of the Papaver somniferum cultivar HN1 chromosome 8, ASM357369v1, whole genome shotgun sequence genome:
- the LOC113302603 gene encoding uncharacterized protein LOC113302603, with protein sequence MERCKNDEIYGGSGWNDIFDEVVGMLFVVRLIKILKLVMKILVVLDVAVVMVVEVICDCWWVWNYKLVYTTPSTVEVWTRWFPFVGSYIVSKHETWCQYYLHGSMHGCSAWRSGGGGGGVVVVAAE encoded by the exons ATGGAAAGATGTAAGAACGATGAAATTTATGGTGGTTCTGGTTGGAATGATATATTTGATGAAGTGGTTGGAATGTTGTTTGTGGTGAGgttaattaaaattttaaaattagtgATGAAGATATTGGTGGTTCTGGATGTcgcggtggtgatggtggtggaggttATCTGTGATTGTTGGTGGGTATGGAACTATAAATTGGTGTATACTACTCCGTCAACTGTTGAAG TATGGACGAGATGGTTTCCCTTCGTCGGAAGTTATATAGTGTCCAAACATGAAACTTGGTGCCAGTATTATCTTCATGGAAGCATGCATGGATGTTCAGCCTGGCGTAG tggtggcggcggcggtggagtggtggtggtggcggcggaatGA